The window CCATGACCCTCAGCGAGCTCGAGGAGGAGGTTCGCCGGGCAGCCGAGACGCGGGGGGTTGAAATTCAGTTTCTCCAGTCCAACCAAGAAGGGATACTGATTGATCGCCTTCATCAGGCACGCGGCTGGGCCGACGTGGTTCTGCTGAACGCCGGAGGGCTGACGCACACCAGCGTGAGCCTCCGGGATGCCGTGGTCGGGGTCGGCATTCCAGTAATCGAGATCCACCTCTCAAATATCCATGCTCGAGAACCATTCCGACATCGGTCCCTGATTGCCCCGGTGGCGGCCGGACAGATCATCGGTTTCGGGCCCTTTAGCTACCTGCTCGGCCTCGAGGCGGCTATACACGTGGTCAAGCAACAGAACCGGGGCCGCTGATCCTGACCGACACACGTCCGGGAGGCCAGCCCATGATCCTTTCCAACGACCTTCGCCCGGGAAACAAGATCGAGCTGGACGGCGCACCGTATCTCGTAGTCGAGTATCAGCATCACAAGCCAGGAAAGGGCGGGGCCATGGTCCGGACGAAACTGAGAAATCTGCGTACCGGCGCGCTCACCGATCGCACCTTTCGCCCTGACGAAAAGCTTTCGCCTGCCTCCCTGGAACAGCGGCGGGCGCAATTTCTCTATCGGCAAGGAGACGACTATATCTTCATGGACGTCAAGACGTATGAGCAGTTTGGAGTGACAGAAACGCAACTAGGCAAGGCGGGAGCCTATCTCAAAGAGGAGATGGAAGTGATGATCCTCTTCTATCACGAGGAGGTGATCGGCGT is drawn from Candidatus Methylomirabilota bacterium and contains these coding sequences:
- the efp gene encoding elongation factor P; its protein translation is MILSNDLRPGNKIELDGAPYLVVEYQHHKPGKGGAMVRTKLRNLRTGALTDRTFRPDEKLSPASLEQRRAQFLYRQGDDYIFMDVKTYEQFGVTETQLGKAGAYLKEEMEVMILFYHEEVIGVDLPIAVELTVLETEPGVRGDTVSGGSKPAKLETGAVIQVPLFIEVGTRIRVDTRTATYIGRA
- the aroQ gene encoding type II 3-dehydroquinate dehydratase; translation: MRILLLNGPNLNLLGVREPEIYGTMTLSELEEEVRRAAETRGVEIQFLQSNQEGILIDRLHQARGWADVVLLNAGGLTHTSVSLRDAVVGVGIPVIEIHLSNIHAREPFRHRSLIAPVAAGQIIGFGPFSYLLGLEAAIHVVKQQNRGR